TGAATTAAGAAGCCGCTCAATGTAGAGAGTTGTTGAGCGGCGCTCACTTTAATCAAGTCGCAAGTCGCAAGTCGCAAGTGAAGAACTCTCAAACGGTTCAGTTTAAGTCCCCGGCTTCTATCAAGCCGCAAGTATGTGTTTGCGGGGTCTAAATCCCCCATACATTACTTACTTGCGACTTGCGACTTGTCACTTGCGACTTGCTTTTAATCTTTAGTCAATCGCCAGATGGCAAACCCAATTTCACCCGCCATCATTGTCCCAATGTTGAATAATGTGCAGCCCAATATCATCAACGGGGCTGTGTAGTCGAATGGGTTACGAGCCGCAAAGGTGGTGACAATATCGAACACCCAAACCGCAATCACAACTAACCCAGCACTAGAGCGATCGCGTGTACCTGCGGTTTTGTAGTCTTGCCACAACTGGCCTACCAAGTCAATCTTGCCACTAGGCTTGGTTTCAAGCTCATAGACCATGTGATCTTGAAGTTCCCGCCTAGCTGAATCTGGGTTTTTACCGCGTAGGGCGTGGGCTTCGATTACTTGAACACCTACAGAAACCATAAATGCCAAGTAAAACAAAGGATTGAACAGTGCAAACGGCACATTTAGCCAATTCCAAGTTGGCTCAAACCAAGGACAAACAGGGGGCCCAGTAAAGATTAATTGCCAAGTTGAATCAGCACTAATTACAGAACCACCAATAAATAAAATCCCGCCTACCAAGGCACGACCCGCACCACCGTTAGCAACAAATTGATTGACTATAGCGGCAGCTGCCCTAATGGGTAAACCAACAATCATCACAACAGCCTTGGCGCAAAAATCGATGATTTCACCAAATGAGTGCTTCTTACCCTTGGGTTTACCATCGCTGTTACCAGTGCTATTACTTTCTGCACCAGATGTTCCTAACGCCATTATTTTCTCCTCACTGGTTTGATATTTTGAACGCTTTTACAAACCTCTTTGGCTTTGTATTTCCATTTCCAAATCCCTTCTTCAATCCGACCTATGCAGCGCCCAGAAGCATCAAAAACATCAATAATCTCGTCATCAAGATATAGGGTTGTGTCTGGTCTGGGATTGCGTTTAGCGCTATCAAAGTAATTAGTAATCCTAAGTTTTCGGGTTGTGGGCATGACTCCCGCCTCATATAAGGCATCGCTGGTTTTTGCCCGTTCTTCTATGCGCTGACGTTCTAATCCTTCGGTGGCTTTTAATCTCTCGGCTTCTGCATAAGCCCCCAACTTTGGTACTAAGGGGATGATTACAGGCAAGAAGCAGACCCCAACACCAGCCAAGGCTAAATACAATTGCTTCTTGTACATTTCACTGTGCCATTGCGCTGATTAGTGCAAACTTCTCCCATTGCTTTAACTCATGCAGTCGTTTAAATACTGACTCCGCTTCATTGCTAGGAGCGGTAGAAGAATCACACTCTAACCATGCTTCATGAGCGATTTTTGCAATTAACCAGAGTGTGTCTGATTCGCTCATCTTTTCTAATCCTTCCCCCCATGTCTCACACATATCTTTAATGAGTGCATTGTCGTGAGAGAGGGAGTAATATCCTACTGGGTGCGCCATTTTGGTATCCTTGAATGTGTGTACTGATTTCATCCCTGATCTAAGTCACAACTGGGCGAACGCTTTTCTTCTCCGGGCAAGCGTTCGCACAATTAATCCTCATCAGAACTGTTAGCAAGTTGTACTTTTTCAATGCCATCTAAAACCTCAGAAATTGATTGAATGGCATCATTCAGTACCAAGTCATTTGATGTAGTAAAATGCTCTGATGTTTGCAGTCTCCTATATTCGGGAGTAGCTTGAATCAACCTTAAAGTTTGCTCAACACCAGCCAGAATGATTACTATTTCTTCTGTGCTAACAATACTGCTCATCATATTATTCACCTCTTATCGCCTCTAAATCCCCTAAGTTGATTTGATGATTGTTATTGACGGAGAATCTTTCATTTACTACTTTCTCTAGAGCTTTTCTCAGCCAGTAAGCGGGGGTTGTCCCATCCATTTCTGCAAGCATTCTGATGGCTGGAGTCAAGTCTTGAGGGACGTTGTAATTAAGCCGCTTGGTTAACATCGGTCGTTTCTCCTAAGTAAAGTTTTTTCATTTCTGATAAAGCAACGGTTCCAGGATTTTCGGGAATCAACAAATTACTTTCTGGAATGCAAGATTTAAGTAATCTTTCTTTGATCAACATCTGCACAGGTGGGATCGCAAACGCACCGCCACACAAAGTTACCTTGCTGCGTCTGGCTTTTACGGATACGTCATCTAGGGCATAAGCCAAGGGAGAATCTTTCATCCATGAATGAATCGCGTTCTCTAACTCACTCCCAATGTCTTCGCCATCAGGTGCAATCGCGCTTATGCCGTTATCACCAACGGTTGCAGTTTCCAAAATCTCGCGCAGTTGGGAGGGGCGAATCATTTTAGAAGAATCGGTATTGCTCAATGCTCTAGAGAATTCTTTGATTAGTGTGGCAACACCACCGCCACCATTCGGGCTACAAGTTACCCGTTTTGGTAATTTGCCGAGATTACTGTATTCGCTGATTGTGGCTGTACCATATCCAATATCAAAAGTATGGAATTGTTTATCGTCAAAGCGTTCGCTTGCCCAGAGTGACGCGCCATACCCCTCTGGAAATCCCAGAAAGCCAAGCTTTGAGAAGCACAGACGGTATCTAACAGCATCTACCGCTATCCACTTGCATTGTTCAATGGCTTTTTTTAGTTCTAATGGAGAAGCTAGCGAGAGGGTTGATAAACGAATGTGCAAGGTTCTACGCTTGGCGCTTGTACCCGTGGACAACTCAAGCAGATTCGGCAGAGATGCAATCGCGCCTAATGCAAGGATTGGGAAGTAGTCTACTTTGTGATTCTCGGAATCACTCATTGCTATATATTCCTTACCTTGCAGTCTGGCGGAGCTACCAACGACCCAATGCTCTACAACATCTTTGTTGTTTTCATCTTTGCCTCGGCTTAGGCTGAAAGCTCCTAATTCTCCAAATGGTACTGATGGCACACAACACACCAAAGATTCGGTCTTCATCACTGGTGTTGTGCCAGTTTCGTTATTAACGAAAGCCTGATATTTAATACTGGAGCGCCCAGCATCTAGCATCAAATGAATTACCTTTTTTGATGGCATTGATGCTTTCTCTGTTATAGTTTCAGGCTCGTTTGTGTTGGGTGCGTTCGTGCTTATAGATGTTGGTTGTTTTTTAGGTCTTGACATATCGTTTTACCCTCAACTTTTTATCGTCACTGTCACAAGCAAAAGTAGTCATCATCAAGCAACGTTTCATGTTTCATGTTTCATGTTTCTGGCGGGTGTAAGTGGCGTTTCACGGTTGTTGTGAGGCTGAAACATTGATGCAACCGTTGAAACAGTTTCATGAAACATTCTGTGAAACACTACTGAGTATCTTGGCTCCCCCTTGTAGGAGCCTGTGACAGCATCGAATTTTGCAAAATCTGAAGTAAAAGGAAGTTAACTACCTCTGCATGGTCATTAATGCCTAATTCCTGCGCTTTATTGCTGATAAATGGGTGTAGAGATTGCCTGATTGTTACTCGCATAAATTCTCCTCAAAATAAATTTGCAGGCTGAAGTCGCCAAGAATACGTGTATCTTGTCTCTCACTGGCGCTTTTGCCTTATGTCTGCCAATATAGCAATGTCACGACATTGTGTCAACACGAAAGACAGATAGTAAAATAATTAGATATTGTGTAGGAGAATAGATTTACATGAACTCAGTAGATTCGATGGTTGATAGACGACGGAGTGAAGATTATAGGCAGTTAAGCGGTCATGTGCCAGTTCCCTTGTATCGAAAATTCAAGGCGACATGTGCTGAACGAGATGTAAACCAAAGTGAGGCTCTCGAACAAGCGCTCGCACTTTGGATAGAACAACCTGCAAAGCAAGATGGTGCCGCATGATCGACAACATAAAATGCGTCTTAATCTTAGATTAAGGTCAAGTTGAGGCAGCATCAATAAATTGAATTATTTTTAGTCACACTACTAGTACTAATATAGTGGGATATTTATCTGATTTTTAATGTTAGTTAAAAACTTGTAAAAGCTTTGCTGTGTCTTGGCTTGAGGAAAATAGATAAATTGTTTTATTTTATAAAGTTGAGATATTTATTATTTTTTTTACCTGAGATAATTTACTATGTAATAAGACTATACCCTTAGTTCATCTTTTCTAAGTGTCATGTCACCCGATATACATAAGAAAAGAATGCCTCCCCAAGACTCAACTTGTTTCAGCAAGTTGTTTAACAGTCTTAGAAGACACCCTCAGTTTTTTTCTATTAAATTTCTTTATAACCTAATGTTATCAGTTCCTAGTACTTCTTACAACTTCCTACAACAGGTTTAACGAGAAATTTAATTAAAGTCCTGGTAAATCTTCAGGGGAGGTAAAGCCCACACACTTTACCTCATAAGGATTTCACAATGGTAGCCCAATTAACAGGACAAGAGGCCGTTGGCGGCTGCATTATGCCAGGGGCGTTCGCCTCCTTCGACATCCGAAATTTTCTTCATCAGCTAGAACCAGCCAAAGAAAAAGGCAAGTACATCTGCCCCGTTTGCGGGGGGCACAACTTATCTATCGTCCCAGAAACCGGGAAGTACAGCTGCTTCAATAATTGTGAGTGCAAGGACATCCGAGAGGCAATCAAACCTTGGGATGAAGTGCTGGCAGAGCGACAAAAAACTAATTTCAGTGCAGCACCAAACAAAAACCCAATCAGAGTTAAGACGGTCAAGCCCAACCCAACCCCAATTCCAGATGGCGAATTAGGTTTGGTAATGTTGACCGAGCCAGCGACCAATATTCCCCAACCTCAAAAATTAAAGAGTAAGCGAAAGGGCATCCCCGGAAACGCAACCGAAACAACCTATCAATACTCCCCAACCCAATGGATTGACCGTTACGAATGGGCAGACACCAGTAAAGAGAAAGGTTATGACAAGAGTTTTCGGCAATGGCATAGACTCCCCGACGGCACACCAGAAATGAAGAAGGGTGATCAACCTTGGGGGGCATATCGCATTGATGAAGCTCTAGCCTCCGCTAAATCAATGAATAGAACCTCGGCACTACTCCAGCATGAAGGCGAGGGATGCGTAGAAGTTGGTCGCGCACATGGTCTTGCTGGAATTACGTTTCAGGGCAGTGGATGGGATACGAAAACCATCACCCCAGAATACCAACGTGTTAAAGATTCAGGCATAGGATTAATCGTTTTTCTGCACGATGCTGACGACACTGGCTTAAAGAAACTCCAGACCTGCCAGGACTGTGCAGCCGAGGTGGGGATTGCATTTATTGGAATTAACCCTCACGACATCTGCCCCGATTTACCATATAAATCAAGTGACATCAAAGAAATATTGGGGCAGATGGAAGTACCAGAATTTATCCGCAGGTTAGAGCAGGAGATCCACGCGGCTGTGGCAGAGCGTAAGCAACTGGCAAAGCTGCAAAATTTTGATGATCCTTTAAATGATCTTGATCCAGTTGTCAGCTTCATTCAAATTGCTTTCAAAACCCTCTATGGGGATAAGAACTGGATTTGTGCTGCGGATAAGCTCTACTTTCACACTGGCAACCACTATAAACACTCTCCCGACGACACAGAGCGTAGACGGATAACTAATTTTTGTAATTCATTTGCAGTTGAAAATGAGCAAGGTAAAAAATCCTATCCTTACGCTTCACCCAGTTCAGTTAAGAAGGTTCTAGAGTGGGCAAAAATGCGAACGGGAATTGAGGCAGAATTACTCAATCCACCAGGGATTAATTGCACTAATGGGATAGTTAGACCTGTTTGGATAGGTAGTAAAGTTATTCCACGGCTAGACCCTCATACCCCCGAAGATTACTTTATTTATGAACCATTAATTGAATACAATCCAAACGCTGATACTACAGATTGCGACCGCTTACTTGAGTGTTTGGACAAACCGCAACGAGAAATTCTTTTGAGGAATTTAGCTGCATCAATTGACCTTCAAACTGTTAGGAAACTCAGAGGAAGAGAGGTAAAAGCAATTCTAGCAGTTGGGCTTGGGTCTAACGGGAAAGATGCTCTGCGCGAGTGCGTATCAATCATTTACGGCGAAAATGGACTAACTTCTGTCTCTTTAGCAGACTTCCAATTGTATGACGAAGGCAGGAAGTTTAATCTAGCTCCGTTGATGCACAGCCGAGTGAATTGGGCTTCTGAGAATCCGCAAACATCTAGGATTGATAAAATCCAAAGCTTAAAATTATTTGTAACTGGTAACAAGTTGCATTGTGAACGGAAGGGTAAAGACCATATTGAGTTTACCCCTGAAGCCATAGGTCTTTTTAACTTAAATGAAACGCCAGCACTCCAAGGGGTAATGAAAGCAATTCAAGACAGGATTGCAGTTTTAGAGTTTAAGAAAACCTTTGAAAAAAATCCTGACCCTAACAATCCAAATGAGTTGCAGGCTGACCCAAGATTTGCTTACGACAAAGAATTTATCAGAACGAAAGTAGCCCCAGCATTTCTAAATAAAATGCTGAAAGCACTAAACGACCTTATAGAAGAAGGCATTGATTACGAATGTACAACTGATGCTTTCTACAACCTTCAGAAAGAAAATAATCACTTATTTGATTTCATAGAAGCCGCGAACATAGGCTATGTCCCTGATAAGGAAATGACTGCAAAAGAGTTATGGGTAAGACTGGAACATTACTACACTCAAACTGGCACATTAACTATAGATTCCGATAACAACCGCAGAACGTGGAGCGAACAGGTTAGACCCAGTGACAAAAACGTAAAGGGTATCAACCAAGTCATCGCCAGAATCGCTCAACTTTTCCCCAAGGCTGTCAAGGGAACTAGGTACTGTGACATTGCTAAAAGAAACATCCCAGTACTGAAAGGCATCGGCATTTTGTCAGTTACCCGCACCACATTAGACGAAACCCGCACCACTTCCGCACCACTTGCCGCACCAGAAACAACGCCAAATCAAGACTTCCGCACCACCCGCACCACTTTTTCAGATTTTCAGGAAAAAAACATTGAAGAGTCAGAAATGAAAATTCAATCGCTTCCTATCCCAATGGAAAAAGAAGAATATGCCACCTCAACTGGTGCGGGTGATGCGGAACCCTTGCCAGATAAGGAAAACTGCTGCGGGGAGTCCTGCGTCAGTGGTGCGGATCAACTAGAAAGTGGTGCGGGTATGCCAACTGAGGATCAGGCAGCGATCGCCGCGCCAATTGCATCCGATACTGTTTTGGTAAAAGCTGAGTCTGAGTTCTCATACTCACTGTTGCAGATTGAAATCGACGGCGGGAACATTGCAGGGTTTGTTGGTTGCCAAGTTGAGGTGCGATCGCTTAGTGGTGCGGTCAAGTTCGCAGGTGAGATGATTAACTACGATTCCAAGAATGGAATTGTGACTGTGGCAACTGAGCAAGGGAACCGAGATGCAATTTTATGCGAGACGTTTGTAATTGACTAAGGAATGCAACTGGCCATCGCTACTGTCGTGACTGCGCTTAATCGAAAGCACTTCTAAATTAGGTTGCTCCATGTCCTGTATTCCTACCGAATTAAAGGAGATTCTGGGTAAGCCATCGTGTTGATTGATACCAAATTTCAATGACTGTCAAAATGCGCCGTAAACTACCCCTAGTATCCCAAAACTAGTACCAAATGACAGTCGTTTGACAGTCATTGTCCAAAAACCCGATGACTGTCAAACGACTGTCGTTATACCCCCTAAAGGTGCTTTTGGGCGTATTTTCGCACCAGGCAGTAAGGGCGATTTCTCCCCCAAAAGTGGATTTCAGGGTTTTGTATAAGTGATACCATACTCACTATGGTTTCATGCCCTGCGGGTGGCTGCGCCATCTCTCGCTGCGCTCGTGACATGAAACCGCCGTTCGCCCGAAGGGGTTTTTGAGTACTACAAAAGCACTGCATTTGTAGCATAAATCTTTGATGTCGCCACTAACCATTCTCAGAATTGAGAAACTAAAAACATTCGGCAACGTTGCTCTTAGTGATGACCATGTTACCAGGAATAGAGAAACACCCAATGCAGATCCAACGAGAGAGAATGTCCGGTTGATTGGGGGAGAAGACTCACGCGCATTAGAGGAGATAGTTAAAGAAAAAATTTCTACGCTCAAACATCGCCCACGGCATCACCTGAATATTTCCGCCCTGGTGATCCATCTCTGTCGGGGCAGTGGTCTGATTCACTGATGCAGCAGTGGGCGATCGCATTTCGTGACTGGCTAGCTCAAAACTATAGGTCAAAGTGCGTCAGGGCAGAGCTTCACCTAGATGAAAGTACCCCACACATCCACGCCTACATCGTGCCAGTGAACGATAAAACCGGGAGAGTCAGTCATGACGCGATGTTTGGCGGCAGAGGTGGACAGGGAAGAATCAAGTTATCGAAACTCCAAGATAGTTATGCTGCTGCACTTGCTCCTTTGGGCATTGAACGAGGG
The genomic region above belongs to Nostoc sp. ATCC 53789 and contains:
- a CDS encoding ribbon-helix-helix protein, CopG family; this translates as MNSVDSMVDRRRSEDYRQLSGHVPVPLYRKFKATCAERDVNQSEALEQALALWIEQPAKQDGAA
- a CDS encoding DUF5906 domain-containing protein, with product MVAQLTGQEAVGGCIMPGAFASFDIRNFLHQLEPAKEKGKYICPVCGGHNLSIVPETGKYSCFNNCECKDIREAIKPWDEVLAERQKTNFSAAPNKNPIRVKTVKPNPTPIPDGELGLVMLTEPATNIPQPQKLKSKRKGIPGNATETTYQYSPTQWIDRYEWADTSKEKGYDKSFRQWHRLPDGTPEMKKGDQPWGAYRIDEALASAKSMNRTSALLQHEGEGCVEVGRAHGLAGITFQGSGWDTKTITPEYQRVKDSGIGLIVFLHDADDTGLKKLQTCQDCAAEVGIAFIGINPHDICPDLPYKSSDIKEILGQMEVPEFIRRLEQEIHAAVAERKQLAKLQNFDDPLNDLDPVVSFIQIAFKTLYGDKNWICAADKLYFHTGNHYKHSPDDTERRRITNFCNSFAVENEQGKKSYPYASPSSVKKVLEWAKMRTGIEAELLNPPGINCTNGIVRPVWIGSKVIPRLDPHTPEDYFIYEPLIEYNPNADTTDCDRLLECLDKPQREILLRNLAASIDLQTVRKLRGREVKAILAVGLGSNGKDALRECVSIIYGENGLTSVSLADFQLYDEGRKFNLAPLMHSRVNWASENPQTSRIDKIQSLKLFVTGNKLHCERKGKDHIEFTPEAIGLFNLNETPALQGVMKAIQDRIAVLEFKKTFEKNPDPNNPNELQADPRFAYDKEFIRTKVAPAFLNKMLKALNDLIEEGIDYECTTDAFYNLQKENNHLFDFIEAANIGYVPDKEMTAKELWVRLEHYYTQTGTLTIDSDNNRRTWSEQVRPSDKNVKGINQVIARIAQLFPKAVKGTRYCDIAKRNIPVLKGIGILSVTRTTLDETRTTSAPLAAPETTPNQDFRTTRTTFSDFQEKNIEESEMKIQSLPIPMEKEEYATSTGAGDAEPLPDKENCCGESCVSGADQLESGAGMPTEDQAAIAAPIASDTVLVKAESEFSYSLLQIEIDGGNIAGFVGCQVEVRSLSGAVKFAGEMINYDSKNGIVTVATEQGNRDAILCETFVID
- a CDS encoding plasmid recombination protein, producing the protein MSPLTILRIEKLKTFGNVALSDDHVTRNRETPNADPTRENVRLIGGEDSRALEEIVKEKISTLKHRPRHHLNISALVIHLCRGSGLIH